In the Brassica napus cultivar Da-Ae chromosome A7, Da-Ae, whole genome shotgun sequence genome, one interval contains:
- the LOC106357852 gene encoding 40S ribosomal protein S19, mitochondrial, which yields MAVCTRFRVLQNRNVAATSMLRYMSTKLFIGGLSPGTDDNSLKDAFSTFNGVTEARVMTNEVTGRSRGYGFVNFKIEESAKSAISAMDGQELNGCNIRVDAAKEWPSLPLSLGEGTEDEKKGNKMVSRSVWKDPFVDAFLMKKKNAALNRKIWSRRSTILPEYVDSSVRIYNGKTHVRCKITEGKVGHKFGEFAFTRKVTKHPRAK from the exons ATGGCTGTCTGCACCAGATTCAGGGTTTTACAGAACAGAAATGTTGCAGCGACATCAATGCTCCGCTACATGTCCACAAAACTTTTCATTGGTG GCCTATCACCCGGAACTGACGATAACTCCTTGAAGGATGCTTTCTCTACCTTCAACGGAGTGACTGAAG CAAGAGTCATGACAAACGAAGTGACAGGAAGGTCAAGGGGTTATGGATTTGTCAATTTCAAAATTGAGGAGTCTGCCAAATCTGCTATTTCAGCTATGGATGGACAG GAGTTGAATGGGTGTAACATCCGCGTGGATGCTGCAAAAGAATGGCCAAGCTTGCCGTTATCTTTGGGTGAGGGTACAGAAGATGAGAAGAAAGGCAATAAGATGGTGAGCCGATCTGTATGGAAAGATCCTTTCGTTGACGCCttcttgatgaagaagaagaacgcaGCTCTGAACAGGAAAATATGgtcaaggagatcgaccattcTGCCAGAGTATGTTGATTCGTCGGTGAGAATCTACAATGGCAAAACTCACGTGCGTTGTAAGATCACTGAGGGGAAAGTTGGGCATAAGTTTGGAGAGTTTGCGTTTACAAGAAAAGTGACCAAGCACCCTAGAGCAAAGTAA
- the LOC106355089 gene encoding adenosylhomocysteinase 2-like: MALLVEKTSSGREYKVKDMSQADFGRLEIELAEVEMPGLVSCRTEFGPSQPLKGARITGSLHMTIQTAVLIETLTALGAEVRWCSCNIFSTQDHAAAAIARDSAAVFAWKGETLQEYWWCTERALDWGPGGGPDLIVDDGGDATLLIHEGVKAEEIFAKTGQVPDPTSTDNPEFQIVLSIIKDGLQVDPKKYHKMKERLVGVSEETTTGVKRLYQMQETGALLFPAINVNDSVTKSKFDNLYGCRHSLPDGLMRATDVMIAGKVAVICGYGDVGKGCAAAMKTAGARVIVTEIDPICALQALMEGLQVLTLEDVVSEADIFCTTTGNKDIIMVDHMRKMKNNAIVCNIGHFDNEIDMLGLETFPGVKRITIKPQTDRWVFPDTKTGIIVLAEGRLMNLGCATGHPSFVMSCSFTNQVIAQLELWNEKSSGKYEKKVYVLPKHLDEKVAALHLGKLGARLTKLTKDQSDYVSIPVEGPYKPVHYRY, encoded by the exons atGGCGTTGCTTGTAGAGAAGACGTCGAGTGGCCGTGAGTACAAGGTCAAGGACATGTCTCAGGCCGACTTCGGCCGTCTCGAGATCGAGCTCGCCGAGGTCGAGATGCCTGGACTCGTCTCTTGCCGCACCGAGTTCGGACCTTCTCAGCCCCTCAAAGGCGCTAGGATCACCGGTTCTCTCCACATGACGATCCAAACCGCCGTCCTCATCGAGACCCTAACCGCCCTCGGCGCGGAGGTCAGATGGTGCTCCTGCAACATCTTCTCCACCCAGGACCACGCCGCCGCAGCGATCGCTCGTGACTCCGCCGCCGTGTTCGCGTGGAAAGGAGAGACTCTCCAGGAGTATTGGTGGTGCACGGAGAGAGCTCTTGACTGGGGTCCGGGAGGTGGTCCTGACCTGATTGTTGACGATGGTGGTGACGCTACGCTTTTGATCCACGAAGGTGTTAAGGCTGAAGAGATCTTCGCGAAGACAGGTCAGGTCCCTGATCCGACGTCTACTGATAATCCTGAGTTTCAGATCGTGTTGTCGATTATCAAAGATGGTCTTCAAGTTGATCCCAAGAAGTACCATAAGATGAAGGAGAGATTGGTTGGTGTTTCTGAGGAGACGACCACTGGTGTTAAGAGGCTTTATCAGATGCAGGAGACTGGAGCTCTTTTGTTCCCTGCCATTAACGTTAATGACTCTGTCACCAAGAGCAAG TTTGACAACTTGTATGGATGTCGCCACTCTCTCCCCGACGGTCTCATGAGAGCCACTGATGTCATGATCGCCGGAAAGGTCGCTGTTATCTGCGGTTATGGTGACGTCGGAAAGGGTTGTGCTGCAGCCATGAAAACCGCTGGTGCCCGTGTCATCGTCACTGAGATCGATCCAATCTGTGCCCTTCAGGCTCTCATGGAAGGCCTTCAAGTTCTAACCCTCGAGGACGTTGTCTCTGAAGCTGACATCTTTTGCACCACCACTGGAAACAAAGACATCATCATGGTCGACCAcatgaggaagatgaagaacaaCGCCATTGTCTGCAACATTGGTCACTTTGACAACGAAATCGACATGCTCGGGCTCGAGACTTTCCCTGGTGTGAAACGTATCACCATCAAGCCGCAGACTGATAGGTGGGTGTTTCCCGACACCAAGACAGGCATCATTGTGCTAGCAGAGGGTCGTCTGATGAACTTGGGGTGTGCTACTGGACACCCAAGTTTCGTGATGTCGTGCTCGTTCACCAACCAGGTGATTGCACAGCTTGAGCTCTGGAACGAGAAGTCGAGTGGGAAGTATGAGAAGAAGGTGTATGTTCTGCCTAAGCATTTAGATGAGAAGGTAGCTGCACTTCACTTGGGCAAGCTCGGTGCTAGACTCACCAAGCTCACCAAGGACCAGTCTGACTACGTCAGCATACCCGTTGAAGGTCCTTACAAGCCTGTTCACTACAGGTACTGA
- the LOC106357853 gene encoding protein RALF-like 24 yields MLRSLAFVYLSILFLQTHLSISVEVPVSSVNGEIDAMLDRKGVVGEEGEEMMPSDISRRVMMMRKQYISYATLRRDMVPCQRPGASYYACRSGQANSYSRGCNIITRCARDTSDIKT; encoded by the coding sequence ATGTTGAGATCCTTAGCTTTCGTTTACTTATCCATACTTTTCCTTCAGACCCATCTCTCGATCTCCGTCGAGGTTCCGGTATCGTCGGTGAACGGAGAAATAGACGCAATGCTTGACCGGAAAGGCGTAGTCggggaagaaggagaagagatgaTGCCGTCGGATATAAGCCGGAGAGTGATGATGATGCGGAAACAGTACATAAGCTACGCAACGCTAAGGAGAGACATGGTTCCTTGTCAGAGGCCAGGCGCTTCCTACTACGCTTGTCGCTCAGGACAGGCCAATTCTTACAGCAGAGGATGCAACATCATTACTAGGTGTGCTCGAGACACTAGCGACATCAAGACCTGA